The Rahnella aceris genome contains the following window.
CTGCCGCGATTCTATAAGGCATCCTTATAAAGGACATTCTTCCAGATAAAACAAAAAGCACAAAAAAGCATCTAATGCTTATCGCTATAATGTTGGCAACCAATGCAGCATTTGAAATCCCAGTAAGTATTGCCATTCCATAAGTGATTCTTGATATGGTTTGATAATATCCATTTTGCGGGTAAATTAGCGAGTTCCAAAAACCATTATTATAAATATTCTCCATCCATATTTTTCCATCCTCTGCCCAAGGCTGCGCGTTGAAAATTATGTCTGGTCTACGAGATACGATTACGGAAAAGACAAAAATAAATAATCCCGCCACCGCAATATATTTTTCTAAACGACTAAATCCGTTCATTTTATTCTTTATCCGACTTAGAAAGTATGTATCGTGGGCGTTTTTTTGTTTCAATGTAAATCCTACCTATATATTCACCAAGTACACCAATTCCTATAAGCTGTATACCACCTAGAAAAAGAATAGAAACTAAGATAGATGGATATCCAGCGACTGGATTTCCCCATATAAGTTTATCTATGATCATCCATGCGCCATAGACAAACGATAGAGCTGCGACGAAGAATCCTACGTATGTCCATATTCTAAGTGGTAGCGTGGAGAATGATGTAATCCCCTCAAGTGCAAGATTCCATAATTTCCAGCCGTTGAATTTTGTCGAGCCAGCTACGCGCTCGTCTCTTGTATATTCAACAATCTCAGTTCGGCCACCTACCCATGATAAAACTCCTTTCATGAATAAGTTTCGCTCTGGCAGAGACTTAATATTCTCTACGACAGCACGTGACATTAATCTGAAGTCGCCAACGTTTTCCTCTATTTTAGGATAACTTATCATGTTATGTAGCCTGTAAAACCA
Protein-coding sequences here:
- a CDS encoding glycosyltransferase family 2 protein, producing the protein MKISLIVPVFNEEDTIDIFYRTVREQLSQYEVEIVFVNDGSVDNTKKIITALTISDPLVTSLCFTRNFGKEPALFAGLEASTGDAVIPIDVDLQDPIDVIPRLIEKWQDGADVVLAKRSDRLSDSHFKRKSAEWFYRLHNMISYPKIEENVGDFRLMSRAVVENIKSLPERNLFMKGVLSWVGGRTEIVEYTRDERVAGSTKFNGWKLWNLALEGITSFSTLPLRIWTYVGFFVAALSFVYGAWMIIDKLIWGNPVAGYPSILVSILFLGGIQLIGIGVLGEYIGRIYIETKKRPRYILSKSDKE